In one window of Mus pahari chromosome 3, PAHARI_EIJ_v1.1, whole genome shotgun sequence DNA:
- the LOC110317947 gene encoding olfactory receptor 10AG1-like, translated as MNHGELESIDNVSTVIQFVLIGFSDLPNLQWFLFAVFSVVYIIILIGNFLIIIIISMDQALQKPMYFFLANFSSLEICYVSVTVPRILFNIGTQNRNISLLSCATQMSFFLVFGTTESILLAVMSYDRYVAICHPLLYPLVMTPSKCTQLAAVSWLGGMPVQIGQTCQIFSMSFCNSYKINHFFCDIPPILKLACGDTSVHELSVYVVVMVVAAFPFILVLASYSKIIATILRLPTAKGRAKTFSTCSSHLLVVLLFYGSATVTYFRPKSMHSPGTDKLLSLFYTVVTPMFNPLIYSLRNKEVISALRKLLFKTYS; from the coding sequence ATGAATCATGGAGAGCTAGAGTCCATAGACAATGTTTCCACAGTGATACAATTTGTGCTCATAGGATTTTCTGACCTGCCCAACCTCCAATGGTTTCTATTTGCAGTGTTTTCTGTAGTTTATATTATTATTCTGATTGGAAATTTCCTCATAATCATAATAATCAGTATGGACCAAGCATTACAAAAaccaatgtatttttttctggcaAATTTTTCCTCTCTGGAAATCTGTTATGTATCAGTAACTGTCCCAAGGATTCTGTTCAACATTGGGACACAGAACCGAAACATATCATTGTTGTCCTGTGCGACACAAATGtccttcttccttgtttttgGAACTACTGAAAGTATACTACTAGCTGTGAtgtcctatgaccgctatgtggccatctgccatCCTCTGCTCTATCCTCTGGTCATGACCCCATCAAAATGCACACAGCTGGCAGCAGTCTCCTGGCTTGGAGGCATGCCAGTCCAGATAGGACAAACCTGTCAGATATTCTCTATGAGTTTTTGTAATTCTTACAAAATCAaccacttcttctgtgacatACCACCAATTCTCAAGCTGGCTTGTGGGGACACTTCAGTGCATGAACTGTCTGTTTATGTGGTCGTTATGGTGGTGGCTGCGTTCCCTTTTATACTGGTGCTTGCATCCTACAGCAAAATCATTGCCACCATCTTGAGGTTGCCAACAGCCAAAGGTCGGGCAAAAACCTTCTCTACATGTTCTTCCCACCTGCTGGTGGTACTGTTGTTTTATGGATCTGCTACAGTTACCTATTTCAGACCAAAGTCCATGCATTCCCCTGGAACTGACAAACTGCTGTCTCTGTTCTACACTGTTGTGACTCCCATGTTTAATCCACTGATAtacagcctgaggaacaaagAGGTGATTTCGGCTCTGaggaaattactttttaaaacatattcctaA